One region of Thermus filiformis genomic DNA includes:
- a CDS encoding ABC transporter ATP-binding protein, protein MIGTKVQKGVEGLRLEGLRKRFGEVEVLRGVSLEVRKGEFFTLLGPSGCGKTTLLRLVGGFEVPDAGRVLLSGRDITGLPAHLRPVNTVFQNYALFPHLTVYENVAFGLRSRRFPEGEVRARVEYALGLLRLESLVHRYPHQLSGGQKQRVALARALVNEPEVLLLDEPMSALDAKLRAEVQVELRNLQRRLGATFILVTHDQEEAMAVSDRIGVMEAGTLLQVGTPEEVYERPRTRFVAEFLGVANLIPARRKDGGVETPYGLFPLRPPWEEGLLALRPERVEVHLEPVPGSSPAQVRQVVYRGAYLEAFLDPPLRVRTPLRLAPGQEVHVRLPVEGLVILDE, encoded by the coding sequence ATGATCGGGACGAAGGTCCAAAAGGGAGTGGAGGGGCTGAGGCTCGAGGGCCTGCGCAAGCGCTTCGGGGAGGTGGAGGTGCTCCGGGGGGTCTCCCTCGAGGTGCGAAAGGGGGAGTTCTTCACCCTCCTGGGCCCCTCCGGGTGCGGCAAGACCACCCTGCTGCGCCTGGTGGGGGGGTTTGAGGTGCCGGACGCGGGCCGGGTGCTCCTCTCCGGTCGGGACATCACGGGCCTGCCCGCCCACCTCCGGCCGGTCAACACCGTCTTCCAGAACTACGCCCTCTTCCCCCACCTCACCGTCTACGAGAACGTGGCCTTCGGCCTGCGCAGCCGCCGTTTTCCCGAAGGGGAGGTGCGGGCCCGGGTGGAGTACGCCCTGGGCCTTTTGCGCCTGGAGAGCCTGGTCCACCGCTACCCGCACCAGCTCTCCGGGGGGCAGAAGCAGCGGGTGGCCCTGGCCCGGGCCCTGGTGAACGAGCCCGAGGTCCTCCTCCTGGACGAGCCCATGAGCGCCCTGGACGCCAAGCTTCGGGCCGAGGTGCAGGTGGAGCTGAGAAACCTCCAGCGCCGCCTGGGGGCCACCTTCATCCTGGTCACCCACGACCAGGAGGAGGCCATGGCCGTCTCCGACCGCATCGGGGTGATGGAGGCGGGCACCTTGCTCCAGGTGGGGACCCCGGAGGAGGTGTATGAGAGGCCCCGCACCCGGTTCGTGGCCGAGTTCCTGGGGGTGGCCAACCTCATCCCCGCCCGGCGGAAGGACGGGGGGGTGGAGACCCCGTACGGCCTCTTCCCCCTGCGCCCGCCCTGGGAGGAGGGGCTTCTGGCCCTGCGCCCCGAGCGGGTGGAGGTTCACCTCGAGCCGGTCCCGGGCTCGAGCCCGGCCCAGGTGCGCCAGGTGGTCTACCGGGGGGCCTACCTCGAGGCCTTCCTGGACCCGCCCCTGCGGGTGCGCACCCCCTTGCGCCTGGCCCCGGGGCAGGAGGTGCACGTGCGGCTGCCTGTGGAAGGGCTGGTGATCCTGGATGAATAG
- a CDS encoding ABC transporter permease encodes MNRLLVWYGELATERSLLRRGVLLVLPGLLWVLAFLVLPGLLLVPLSFAERGPFGEVVWTFSLENYRRLLGFGVLGYSPDNLLALGRTLWVAFLTTLLCVLLAYPIAFYIRAQPPKRRYLLLSLVLVPFWTNIVIRTYAWQLLLAPEMPLARLLSALGLVEPGLALFPSAFAVYLGMVSAFLPFMVLPLYSSVERMDEGLLEAVRDLYGGPVRVFLHGVLPQTLPGLTVGVILTFIPAMGMFVVPDLLGGAKHLLLGNLVQQAFYTMRDWPYGAALSLVLILFTLLALRAYRRYGKEVDLA; translated from the coding sequence ATGAATAGGCTCCTGGTCTGGTACGGGGAGCTGGCTACGGAGAGGAGCCTCCTGCGCCGGGGGGTGCTCCTGGTCCTGCCCGGCCTCCTCTGGGTCCTGGCCTTCCTGGTCCTGCCCGGCCTCCTCCTGGTGCCCCTCTCCTTCGCGGAGCGGGGGCCCTTCGGGGAGGTGGTCTGGACCTTCAGCCTGGAGAACTACCGCCGCCTTTTGGGCTTCGGGGTCCTGGGGTACAGCCCGGACAACCTCCTGGCCCTGGGGCGCACCCTCTGGGTGGCCTTCCTCACCACCCTCCTATGCGTCCTCCTGGCCTACCCCATCGCCTTCTACATCCGCGCCCAGCCCCCCAAGCGGCGGTACCTCCTCCTCTCCTTGGTCCTGGTCCCCTTCTGGACCAACATCGTCATCCGGACCTACGCCTGGCAGCTCCTTCTGGCCCCGGAGATGCCCCTGGCCCGCCTCCTTTCCGCCCTGGGCCTGGTGGAGCCGGGCCTGGCCCTTTTCCCCAGCGCCTTCGCCGTCTACCTGGGGATGGTCAGCGCCTTCCTCCCCTTCATGGTCCTGCCCCTCTACTCCAGCGTGGAGCGCATGGATGAGGGGCTTTTGGAGGCGGTCCGGGACCTCTACGGGGGGCCCGTGCGGGTCTTCCTCCACGGGGTCCTGCCCCAGACCCTCCCCGGCCTGACCGTGGGGGTGATCCTCACCTTCATCCCGGCCATGGGCATGTTCGTGGTGCCCGACCTCCTGGGCGGGGCCAAGCACCTGCTTCTGGGCAACCTGGTGCAGCAGGCCTTCTACACCATGCGCGACTGGCCCTACGGGGCGGCTTTGAGCCTGGTCCTCATCCTCTTCACCCTCCTGGCCCTCAGGGCCTACCGCCGCTACGGGAAGGAGGTGGACCTGGCGTGA
- a CDS encoding ABC transporter permease: protein MRPSWLTRGVALGALAFLYLPMLAVAMFSFNRTRYGLGWTGFTLDWYARLFQNPTILEATRNTFLLALLSTLLATLLGTLLALGVERHPFSRRARAQLETLLYLPVVTPDLILAAALVVAFGFLRRFFSLFDPGLPAMVVGHVTFQVAFVALVVMSRLKSLPRELDEAARDLYASYPYYLRRVLLPLLAPGVVAGAMLAFTLSLDDFVISFFTAGPTSQTLPLLIYASTRRGITPEIHAISTLLFLLTLVLVLSAERFTRRTA, encoded by the coding sequence GTGAGGCCCTCCTGGCTGACCCGCGGCGTGGCCCTCGGGGCCCTGGCCTTCCTCTACCTGCCCATGCTGGCCGTGGCCATGTTCTCCTTCAACCGCACCCGCTACGGCCTGGGGTGGACGGGCTTCACCCTGGACTGGTACGCCCGCCTCTTCCAGAACCCGACGATCCTCGAGGCCACCCGGAACACCTTCCTCCTGGCCCTCTTGTCCACCCTCCTCGCCACCCTCCTGGGCACCCTCCTGGCCCTGGGGGTGGAGCGCCACCCCTTCTCCCGGCGGGCCCGGGCCCAGCTGGAGACCCTCCTCTACCTCCCGGTGGTGACCCCAGACCTCATCCTGGCCGCCGCTTTGGTGGTGGCCTTCGGTTTCCTGCGGCGCTTCTTCAGCCTCTTTGACCCCGGCCTGCCCGCCATGGTGGTGGGGCACGTGACCTTCCAGGTGGCCTTCGTGGCCCTGGTGGTGATGAGCCGCCTCAAGTCCCTGCCCAGGGAGCTGGACGAGGCCGCCCGGGACCTCTACGCCTCCTACCCCTACTACCTGCGGCGGGTCCTTCTGCCGCTTTTGGCCCCCGGGGTCGTGGCCGGGGCCATGCTCGCCTTCACCCTCTCCCTGGACGACTTCGTCATCAGCTTCTTCACCGCCGGGCCCACCAGCCAGACCCTGCCCCTCCTCATCTACGCCTCCACCCGGCGGGGCATCACCCCGGAGATCCACGCCATCTCCACCTTGCTCTTTCTTCTCACCCTGGTCTTGGTGCTCAGCGCGGAGCGCTTCACAAGGAGGACGGCATGA
- a CDS encoding polyamine ABC transporter substrate-binding protein has protein sequence MKKAWAFLAAFLALAWGQKGELRLFIWSEYIDPAILEAFTQRYGYKVRVDLYESNEEMIAKLQAGGVSQYDVIFPSDFYVPSIIQLKLVRPLDQAKIPNLKNLDDKFKNPPFDPGNRYSAAYQWGTTGLVYRKDRVPPPQSWAVLFKEPKAPFILMDSPREMLGNVLKYMGYSVNTKNPKEVQQAGQVLLQAKKSRYFLGFEGGVGGKNRVVAGAATYAVVYNGDAVKAADENPGKVDFAIPKEGATLWVDSMMIPAKAPNPEAAHLFINFILDPKVGAQLSNFNRYATPNKAALPYINPADRKNPAIYPSPEAMKRLEFILDLGKDNRIYDEVWTAVKSR, from the coding sequence ATGAAAAAGGCATGGGCGTTTCTGGCGGCTTTTTTGGCTCTGGCTTGGGGACAGAAGGGGGAGCTCAGGCTCTTCATCTGGTCGGAGTACATTGACCCCGCGATCCTCGAGGCCTTTACCCAGCGCTACGGCTACAAGGTGCGGGTAGACCTCTACGAGTCCAACGAGGAGATGATCGCCAAGCTCCAGGCGGGCGGGGTGAGCCAGTACGACGTGATCTTCCCCTCCGACTTCTACGTCCCCTCCATCATCCAGCTCAAGCTGGTCCGGCCCTTGGACCAGGCCAAGATCCCCAACCTCAAGAACCTGGACGACAAGTTCAAGAACCCCCCCTTTGACCCCGGAAACCGCTACTCCGCCGCCTACCAGTGGGGCACCACCGGCCTCGTCTACCGCAAGGACCGGGTGCCGCCTCCCCAGAGCTGGGCGGTCCTCTTCAAGGAGCCCAAGGCCCCCTTCATCCTCATGGACTCTCCCCGGGAGATGCTGGGGAACGTCCTCAAGTACATGGGCTACTCCGTGAACACCAAGAACCCCAAGGAGGTCCAGCAGGCGGGGCAGGTCCTCCTTCAGGCCAAAAAGAGCCGCTACTTCCTGGGGTTTGAGGGGGGCGTGGGGGGGAAGAACCGGGTGGTGGCCGGGGCCGCCACCTACGCCGTGGTCTACAACGGGGACGCGGTCAAGGCCGCGGACGAGAACCCGGGCAAGGTGGACTTTGCCATCCCCAAGGAGGGGGCCACCTTGTGGGTGGACTCCATGATGATCCCGGCCAAGGCCCCGAACCCCGAGGCCGCCCATCTTTTCATCAACTTCATCCTGGACCCCAAGGTGGGGGCCCAGCTGTCCAACTTCAACCGCTACGCCACCCCCAACAAGGCCGCCCTGCCCTACATCAACCCCGCCGACCGGAAGAACCCGGCCATCTACCCGAGCCCCGAGGCGATGAAGCGCCTGGAGTTCATCCTGGACCTGGGCAAGGACAACCGCATCTACGACGAGGTGTGGACCGCGGTGAAGAGCCGTTAG
- a CDS encoding aspartate aminotransferase family protein, giving the protein MGYIRLKTEIPGPKSRALQERRAQAVSRALAQATPVAVARAHGALVEDVDGNLLVDLAGGIGALGVGHTPEGVVEALKAQAERLIHMCAIVANYEPYVALAEALNALFPGPGPAKTLLANGGAEAVENAVKLARAYTGRSAVMVFEGAYHGRTNLTMAMTSKYALFKKGFGPFAPEVYRLPVPNLYRTPRGMTPEEYLDWSLWNLENALIAHVDGSALAAIVIEPVLGEGGFIPVPHAFLRKLREIADRTGALLVADEVQSGSGRTGRMWAIEHSGVVPDLIVAAKSLGAGMPISAVVGRAEVLDAPHVGGVGSTYGGNPLAAVAALEALKILQSPGFMDRARAIEAKVREVFEPLREEVPALGDVRGLGAMMALEFVKDPGTKEPWPEFVLELVRRNAERGVITIRAGLYSNALRFLPPLDIPLDMLEEALQVVADNVREVYARLA; this is encoded by the coding sequence ATGGGGTACATCCGACTGAAGACCGAGATCCCCGGGCCTAAAAGCCGCGCCCTCCAGGAGCGGCGGGCCCAGGCCGTGAGCCGGGCTTTGGCCCAGGCCACCCCCGTGGCCGTGGCCCGGGCCCACGGGGCGCTGGTGGAGGACGTGGACGGAAACCTCCTGGTGGACCTGGCGGGGGGGATCGGGGCCCTGGGGGTGGGCCACACCCCGGAAGGGGTGGTGGAGGCCCTCAAGGCCCAGGCGGAGCGGCTCATCCACATGTGCGCCATCGTGGCCAACTACGAGCCCTACGTGGCCCTGGCCGAGGCCCTGAACGCCCTCTTCCCCGGCCCGGGCCCCGCCAAGACCCTCCTGGCGAACGGGGGGGCGGAGGCGGTGGAGAACGCGGTGAAGCTGGCCCGGGCCTACACCGGCCGGTCGGCGGTCATGGTCTTTGAGGGGGCCTACCACGGGCGCACCAACCTCACCATGGCCATGACCTCCAAGTACGCCCTCTTCAAGAAGGGCTTCGGCCCCTTCGCCCCGGAGGTCTACCGCCTGCCGGTGCCCAACCTTTACCGCACCCCCCGGGGGATGACGCCGGAGGAGTACCTGGACTGGTCCTTGTGGAACCTGGAGAACGCCCTGATCGCCCACGTGGACGGCTCGGCCCTGGCGGCCATCGTCATAGAGCCCGTCCTGGGGGAGGGGGGGTTTATCCCGGTCCCCCACGCCTTCTTGAGGAAGCTCCGGGAGATCGCCGACCGGACCGGGGCCCTCCTCGTGGCGGACGAGGTGCAGTCGGGCTCGGGGCGGACCGGGCGGATGTGGGCCATAGAGCACAGCGGGGTGGTCCCCGACCTTATCGTGGCGGCCAAGAGCCTGGGGGCGGGGATGCCCATCAGCGCTGTCGTGGGCCGGGCCGAGGTCCTGGACGCCCCGCACGTGGGCGGGGTGGGCAGCACCTACGGGGGGAACCCCCTGGCGGCGGTGGCGGCCTTGGAGGCGCTTAAGATCCTCCAATCCCCGGGCTTCATGGACCGGGCTCGAGCCATAGAGGCCAAGGTGCGGGAGGTCTTTGAGCCCCTCCGGGAGGAGGTGCCCGCTTTGGGGGACGTGCGGGGCCTGGGGGCGATGATGGCTTTGGAGTTCGTCAAGGACCCCGGGACCAAGGAGCCCTGGCCGGAGTTCGTCCTGGAGCTGGTGCGGCGCAACGCGGAGCGGGGGGTGATCACCATCCGGGCCGGGCTGTATTCCAACGCCCTCCGCTTCCTCCCCCCTTTGGACATCCCCTTGGACATGCTCGAGGAGGCCCTTCAGGTGGTGGCCGACAACGTGCGGGAGGTGTATGCACGCCTGGCCTGA
- a CDS encoding GNAT family N-acetyltransferase translates to MHAWPEPLLLSEDGRFAVVQSQPWMAEALEAIQEASFPTLSREERMTREHYLSHMRVFPEGQHAVVELATGKVVACSTDFRTRVDFHHYQHRYLEAVAGNWLTRHDPQGDWLYGADIGVLPEYRGLGLSRLLYQARQDLVRRLGLKGHVAGSMPKGYHLYAQTLPIEEYVHRVVRGELTDPVLSVQLRRGYRVYGIIPDYLEDPSCANYGVFVVWRNPEVGW, encoded by the coding sequence ATGCACGCCTGGCCTGAGCCCCTTCTCCTTTCCGAGGACGGCCGCTTCGCGGTGGTCCAGTCCCAGCCCTGGATGGCGGAGGCCCTGGAGGCCATCCAGGAGGCGAGCTTTCCCACCCTTTCCCGGGAGGAGCGGATGACCCGGGAGCACTACCTCTCCCATATGCGCGTCTTCCCCGAGGGGCAGCACGCGGTGGTGGAGCTGGCCACGGGGAAGGTGGTGGCCTGCTCCACCGACTTCCGCACCCGGGTGGACTTCCACCACTACCAGCACCGCTACCTCGAGGCGGTGGCGGGGAACTGGCTCACCCGCCACGACCCCCAGGGGGACTGGCTCTATGGGGCCGACATCGGGGTCCTGCCCGAGTACCGGGGGCTGGGCCTCTCCCGGCTCCTCTACCAGGCCCGGCAGGACCTGGTGCGCCGTCTGGGCCTCAAGGGGCACGTGGCGGGGAGCATGCCCAAGGGGTACCACCTTTACGCCCAGACCCTGCCCATAGAGGAGTACGTGCACCGGGTGGTCCGGGGGGAGCTGACCGACCCCGTGCTCTCGGTCCAGCTCAGGCGGGGCTACCGGGTCTACGGCATCATCCCCGACTACCTCGAGGACCCCAGCTGCGCCAACTACGGGGTCTTCGTGGTCTGGCGCAACCCCGAGGTGGGCTGGTGA
- a CDS encoding amidohydrolase has protein sequence MRRIAGRIYVPDAQGRFFPYRALWVREGRVAGLEPGRGEGEVVLPGFHDAHVHVWKVGQLLTDLLDLRGVGSLEELARLLRERDRGLPPGVWLLGRGWNEAELGGVPDRGFLDRVVPGRPVLLTRTCAHIHAANTDALRRAGLTPDTPSPPGGEVRYQEGLLLERAYGLVERALPRRTVEDYRRYVLAGARHLLSRGITSALEAGADPLLLEAYRSLDREGLLPIRVSVLAILRPDGEETTYPLPEPYRSDRLVIAGVKLFADGGLSGASAAVSRPYREVGGKGVLRLSAQEVFELALPAHRRGLFVATHAIGDVAIREVLQAYAALYREAPLPVRHRVEHFGLPGPRELALARALGVWAVPQPIFLAELRANFLRYLPEGFLSRCYNLERMERAGLRVAYSSDAPVVREVSPLQGALAAARMPLAGGGVPFGRALFRYLRPEASGLEAARLQPGQRADLVVFSQDPFRHPEEARVVRVEVDGETVFSDG, from the coding sequence GTGAGGAGGATCGCGGGCCGGATCTACGTCCCGGACGCCCAGGGGCGGTTCTTCCCCTACCGGGCCCTCTGGGTCCGGGAGGGCCGGGTGGCGGGGCTGGAGCCGGGACGGGGGGAGGGGGAGGTGGTCCTGCCCGGCTTCCACGACGCCCACGTGCACGTCTGGAAGGTGGGCCAGCTTTTGACGGACCTTCTGGACCTCCGGGGGGTGGGCTCCCTCGAGGAGCTGGCCCGGCTCTTGCGGGAGAGGGACCGGGGCCTGCCCCCGGGGGTCTGGCTTCTGGGCCGGGGCTGGAACGAGGCGGAGCTGGGCGGGGTGCCGGACCGGGGCTTCCTGGACCGGGTGGTGCCGGGCCGGCCCGTCCTCCTCACCCGCACCTGCGCCCACATCCACGCGGCGAACACCGATGCCCTGCGGCGGGCGGGCCTCACCCCGGACACCCCGAGCCCCCCGGGCGGGGAGGTGCGCTACCAGGAGGGCCTCCTTCTGGAGCGGGCCTACGGCCTCGTGGAGCGCGCCCTGCCCCGGCGCACGGTGGAGGACTACCGCCGCTACGTCCTGGCCGGGGCCCGGCACCTCCTGTCCCGGGGGATCACCTCGGCCCTGGAGGCGGGGGCCGATCCCCTCCTCCTCGAGGCCTACCGCTCCTTGGACCGGGAGGGCCTCCTGCCCATCCGGGTCTCGGTCCTGGCCATCCTCCGCCCGGACGGGGAGGAGACCACCTACCCCTTGCCCGAGCCCTACCGGTCGGACCGGCTGGTCATCGCCGGGGTCAAGCTCTTCGCCGACGGGGGGCTTTCCGGGGCCTCGGCGGCGGTGAGCCGCCCCTACCGGGAGGTGGGGGGAAAGGGGGTGCTGCGCCTGAGCGCCCAGGAGGTCTTTGAGCTGGCCCTCCCGGCCCACCGGAGGGGCCTCTTCGTGGCCACCCACGCCATCGGGGACGTGGCCATCCGGGAGGTGCTCCAGGCCTACGCGGCCCTCTACCGGGAGGCCCCTCTGCCCGTGCGCCACCGGGTGGAGCACTTCGGCCTGCCGGGGCCTAGGGAGCTGGCCCTGGCCCGGGCCCTGGGGGTCTGGGCCGTCCCCCAGCCCATTTTCCTGGCCGAGCTCAGGGCCAACTTCCTCCGCTACCTCCCCGAGGGCTTCCTCTCCCGGTGCTATAACCTGGAGAGGATGGAACGGGCGGGCCTTAGGGTGGCCTACTCCTCGGACGCCCCGGTGGTGCGGGAGGTCTCTCCCTTACAGGGCGCTTTGGCGGCGGCCCGGATGCCCCTGGCGGGCGGGGGCGTCCCCTTTGGGCGGGCCCTTTTCCGTTACCTCCGGCCGGAGGCGAGCGGCCTCGAGGCGGCCCGCCTCCAGCCCGGCCAGCGGGCCGACCTGGTGGTCTTTTCCCAGGATCCTTTCCGCCACCCGGAAGAGGCGCGGGTGGTGCGCGTGGAGGTGGACGGTGAAACGGTATTTTCTGACGGTTGA
- a CDS encoding aldehyde ferredoxin oxidoreductase C-terminal domain-containing protein, which translates to MKRYFLTVDLETREVKKEEVFGEELAKGGRYRTGKTLMDLRAYEKDPLSPENPLVFAVGPLAGTSFSNANRTSVGTRSPLTLGIKEANGGGTFGYALAQLGVATLLLLGASRDWVVLHLKADGGVDFHPADFLLGLGNFEAARRLFERFGRRIAFALIGPVGEYLGLLSGIAFSDVDGRPSRLAARGGVGAVMGAKRVKAIVLDVPGRVEVWDKPKVTADMKRYAELLRQDDLVMKFYNAIGTMGMADFQNVFGGLPVRNFRQGQLAPPEAFRMGGQYIAPLNKARGGKQTHACMPGCVIQCSNVIVDERGEEVVSPLEYETIGLLGTNCGLEDPDQLARLNRLANDLGVDTIETGATLALLMEKGLAPWGDYAFMEAKLKALYAPTEEALFLAQGTARVGEALGLKRVPVIKRQAISAYDPRVVEATGITMMITAQGADHTAGNAPRLETRAMRVEEILEASYQAQVNAAANDSLGLCVFGGSVTNQKRAFIVEAVNHALGTDLEEGFFTALGAEVLRLEHRFNHLAGFTHEDDRLPEFFYQEPVPPKNYTARFRPEDLGPIYERLEDAAR; encoded by the coding sequence GTGAAACGGTATTTTCTGACGGTTGACCTGGAAACCCGGGAAGTCAAAAAGGAGGAGGTCTTCGGCGAGGAGCTGGCCAAGGGGGGGCGGTACCGCACGGGGAAGACCCTGATGGACCTCAGGGCCTACGAGAAGGACCCCCTCTCCCCGGAAAACCCCCTGGTCTTCGCGGTGGGCCCCCTGGCGGGGACGAGCTTTTCCAACGCCAACCGCACCAGCGTGGGCACCCGGAGCCCCCTCACCCTGGGCATCAAGGAGGCGAACGGCGGGGGCACCTTCGGTTACGCCCTGGCCCAGCTGGGCGTGGCCACCCTCCTCCTCCTGGGGGCCTCCCGGGACTGGGTGGTCCTCCACCTGAAGGCGGACGGAGGCGTGGACTTTCACCCTGCGGACTTCCTCCTGGGCCTGGGCAACTTTGAGGCGGCCAGGAGGCTCTTTGAGCGCTTCGGCCGCCGGATCGCCTTCGCCCTTATAGGGCCTGTGGGGGAGTATTTGGGCCTCCTTTCGGGGATCGCCTTCTCCGACGTGGACGGCCGCCCCTCCCGCCTGGCCGCCCGGGGGGGCGTGGGGGCGGTGATGGGGGCCAAGCGGGTCAAGGCCATCGTGTTGGACGTGCCGGGCCGGGTGGAGGTCTGGGACAAGCCCAAGGTGACGGCGGACATGAAGCGCTACGCGGAGCTCCTCCGCCAGGACGACCTGGTGATGAAGTTCTACAACGCCATCGGCACCATGGGCATGGCCGACTTCCAGAACGTCTTCGGGGGGCTTCCGGTGCGCAACTTCCGCCAGGGCCAGCTCGCCCCACCCGAGGCCTTCCGCATGGGCGGGCAGTACATCGCCCCCCTGAACAAGGCCCGGGGGGGGAAGCAGACCCACGCCTGCATGCCGGGCTGCGTGATCCAGTGCTCCAACGTCATCGTGGACGAGAGGGGGGAGGAGGTGGTCTCCCCCTTGGAGTACGAGACCATCGGCCTTTTGGGGACGAACTGCGGCCTCGAGGACCCCGACCAGCTCGCTCGCCTCAACCGCCTGGCCAACGACCTGGGGGTGGACACCATAGAGACGGGGGCCACCCTGGCCCTCCTGATGGAGAAGGGCCTCGCCCCCTGGGGGGACTACGCCTTCATGGAGGCCAAGCTCAAGGCCCTCTACGCCCCCACGGAGGAGGCCCTTTTCCTGGCCCAGGGGACGGCCCGGGTGGGGGAGGCCCTGGGGCTTAAGCGCGTCCCGGTGATCAAGCGCCAGGCCATCAGCGCCTACGACCCCCGGGTGGTGGAGGCCACGGGGATCACCATGATGATCACCGCCCAGGGGGCGGACCACACCGCCGGGAACGCCCCCCGCCTCGAGACCCGGGCCATGCGGGTGGAGGAGATCCTCGAGGCCAGCTACCAGGCCCAGGTGAACGCCGCCGCCAACGACAGCCTGGGGCTTTGCGTCTTCGGGGGGAGCGTGACCAACCAAAAGCGGGCCTTCATCGTGGAGGCGGTGAACCACGCCCTGGGGACGGACCTGGAGGAGGGCTTCTTCACGGCCTTGGGGGCGGAGGTCCTAAGGCTGGAGCACCGGTTCAACCACCTGGCGGGCTTCACCCACGAGGACGACCGGCTGCCCGAGTTCTTCTACCAGGAGCCCGTCCCCCCCAAGAACTACACCGCCCGCTTCCGCCCCGAGGACCTGGGCCCCATCTACGAGCGGCTCGAGGACGCGGCCCGCTAA
- a CDS encoding FAD-binding oxidoreductase produces MDRLEALRKLLPGKVETSQAERRRHGRDEGYPEEGEVLAVVYPEGVEDVRKALLWAREHQVAVIPFGAGTSLEGALLPLGEAISLDLSRMNRLLEVRPQDFLCVVEPGLTRKALNEALKGTGLFFPVDPGADASLGGMAATNASGTTTVRYGGMRQNVLALQVVLANGEVLELGRGVRKTSAGYDLKDLFIGSEGTLGVITRLTLRLHPLPEHVHTLRVFFPGVEEAAEASYRVMATGLPVARLELLDELALKALNQHLGAGFPERPALFLEFHASTREALEAESALALELMREAGALEVEAAKREEERKRQWEARHQAYWALVHLFPGHRFVITDTAVPLSRLPEAVRYAQALLREMGLTGNVLGHVGDGNFHTLVPVLPEEYPKAEAFAEKLVKKALELGGTCTAEHGVGLRKRKYLPLEHGPALDWMRHLKALFDPQGLLNPGKVL; encoded by the coding sequence ATGGACCGGCTCGAGGCCCTGAGGAAGCTCCTCCCGGGCAAGGTGGAGACCTCCCAGGCGGAAAGGCGCCGCCACGGACGGGACGAGGGCTACCCCGAGGAGGGAGAAGTCCTGGCCGTGGTCTACCCGGAAGGGGTGGAGGACGTGCGGAAGGCCCTCCTCTGGGCGAGGGAGCACCAGGTGGCCGTGATCCCCTTCGGGGCGGGGACGAGCCTCGAGGGGGCCCTCCTCCCCCTGGGGGAGGCCATCAGCCTGGACCTCTCCCGGATGAACCGGCTTTTGGAGGTGCGGCCCCAGGACTTCCTCTGCGTGGTGGAGCCCGGCCTCACCCGAAAAGCCCTCAACGAGGCCCTGAAGGGCACGGGCCTCTTCTTCCCCGTGGACCCGGGGGCGGACGCCTCCTTGGGCGGGATGGCGGCCACGAACGCGAGCGGCACCACCACCGTGCGCTACGGGGGGATGCGGCAAAACGTCTTGGCCCTTCAGGTGGTCCTGGCAAACGGCGAGGTCCTGGAGCTCGGCCGGGGCGTGCGCAAGACCTCGGCGGGCTACGACCTGAAGGACCTCTTCATCGGAAGCGAGGGGACCCTGGGGGTGATCACCCGCCTCACCCTGAGGCTCCACCCCCTTCCTGAGCACGTGCACACCCTCCGGGTCTTCTTCCCCGGGGTGGAGGAGGCGGCGGAGGCGAGCTACAGGGTCATGGCCACCGGGCTTCCCGTGGCGAGGCTCGAGCTACTAGACGAGCTCGCCCTGAAGGCCCTCAACCAGCACCTGGGGGCGGGCTTCCCCGAGCGGCCCGCCCTCTTTTTGGAGTTCCACGCCTCCACCCGGGAGGCCCTGGAGGCGGAAAGCGCCCTGGCCCTGGAGCTTATGCGGGAGGCGGGGGCCTTGGAGGTGGAGGCGGCCAAAAGGGAGGAGGAGCGAAAAAGGCAGTGGGAGGCCCGGCACCAGGCCTACTGGGCCCTGGTCCACCTCTTCCCCGGCCACCGCTTCGTGATCACCGACACCGCCGTTCCCCTCTCCCGGCTCCCCGAGGCGGTGCGCTACGCCCAGGCCCTCCTCCGGGAGATGGGCCTCACGGGGAACGTGCTGGGCCACGTGGGGGACGGGAACTTCCACACCCTGGTCCCCGTCCTCCCCGAGGAGTATCCGAAAGCCGAGGCCTTCGCGGAAAAGCTCGTGAAAAAGGCCCTGGAGCTCGGGGGCACCTGCACCGCCGAGCACGGGGTGGGCCTGAGGAAGCGGAAGTACCTCCCCCTGGAGCACGGGCCGGCCCTGGACTGGATGCGCCACCTCAAGGCCCTCTTTGACCCCCAGGGCCTCCTCAACCCGGGGAAGGTCCTTTAG